From Streptomyces chrestomyceticus JCM 4735, one genomic window encodes:
- a CDS encoding DeoR/GlpR family DNA-binding transcription regulator, with protein MYAAERQQEILRLARESGRVDVLSLAEEFQVTAETVRRDLKALDRAGLVRRVHGGAIPAGRLDFEPDLAERDTVAADEKQRIARAALAELPGGSAPGSVILDAGTTAARIAAELPLEAELTVVTHALPVAARLADHPGLTLHLVGGRIRHRTRAAVDEWALRAYREINADVVFLATNGFSLEGGLTTPDLAEAAVKRAAVAAARRVVLVADSSKFGQVHFARFGGLDDVDLLVTDTGLSPDDALAIERAGTEVVRA; from the coding sequence ATGTACGCAGCGGAGCGGCAGCAGGAGATCCTGCGCCTCGCGCGGGAGAGCGGACGGGTCGACGTCCTCTCGCTCGCCGAGGAGTTCCAGGTCACCGCCGAGACCGTACGCCGGGACCTGAAGGCCCTGGACCGGGCCGGCCTGGTCCGCCGGGTGCACGGCGGCGCCATCCCCGCCGGACGCCTGGACTTCGAGCCGGACCTCGCCGAACGGGACACCGTCGCCGCCGACGAGAAGCAGCGCATCGCGCGGGCCGCCCTCGCGGAACTGCCCGGCGGGTCCGCGCCCGGCAGCGTGATCCTCGACGCGGGCACCACGGCCGCCCGGATCGCCGCCGAGCTGCCGCTGGAGGCCGAGCTGACCGTCGTCACGCACGCGCTCCCGGTCGCCGCCCGGCTGGCCGACCACCCGGGCCTGACCCTCCACCTCGTCGGCGGCCGCATCCGGCACCGCACGCGGGCCGCGGTCGACGAGTGGGCGCTGCGCGCCTACCGCGAGATCAACGCGGACGTGGTGTTCCTGGCGACCAACGGCTTCTCCCTGGAGGGCGGCCTGACCACCCCCGACCTCGCCGAGGCGGCCGTGAAGCGGGCGGCGGTCGCCGCCGCGCGGCGGGTCGTGCTCGTCGCGGACAGCAGCAAGTTCGGGCAGGTGCACTTCGCCCGCTTCGGCGGACTGGACGACGTGGACCTGCTCGTCACCGACACCGGGCTCAGCCCCGACGACGCCCTCGCCATCGAGCGCGCGGGCACGGAAGTAGTGCGCGCATGA
- a CDS encoding rhomboid-like protein, whose protein sequence is MTASFRPAAPFRAVRSYVCRAPGTFIWLAILFVTSVIVRHLSPETLDSVLQRRSTNIHNLVHTPGRVLLTSALWIDGGGWLRYFVLYNVFHVPAERWLGTRRWLAVLGIAHIGATYLSEGILALAIHTGAAPHSAVDTLDVGVSYALAGVVAVLTYRIPWRPVRYVYAAGVLVFYAIPLFDNLTFTDIGHFSAALLGLACYPLTPRRKSLQAADPNVS, encoded by the coding sequence ATGACCGCTTCGTTCCGCCCGGCCGCCCCGTTCCGCGCGGTCCGGTCGTACGTGTGCCGGGCCCCCGGCACATTCATCTGGCTCGCGATCCTCTTCGTGACGTCGGTGATCGTGCGCCACCTGTCACCCGAGACACTGGACAGCGTCCTTCAGCGCCGCTCCACCAACATCCACAACCTGGTGCACACGCCCGGCCGGGTACTCCTCACCAGCGCGCTCTGGATCGACGGCGGCGGCTGGCTCCGCTACTTCGTGCTCTACAACGTCTTCCACGTCCCGGCCGAACGCTGGCTCGGCACCCGCCGCTGGCTGGCGGTCCTCGGGATCGCCCACATCGGCGCCACGTATCTGAGCGAGGGAATACTCGCCCTCGCCATCCACACGGGCGCGGCGCCGCACTCCGCCGTGGACACACTCGACGTCGGCGTCAGCTACGCGCTGGCCGGCGTCGTCGCCGTCCTGACGTACCGCATCCCCTGGCGCCCGGTGCGCTACGTATACGCCGCAGGCGTCCTCGTCTTCTACGCGATCCCCCTTTTCGACAACCTCACCTTCACCGACATCGGCCACTTCAGCGCCGCGCTGCTGGGGCTGGCGTGTTACCCCCTCACACCGAGGAGGAAGTCACTCCAGGCCGCCGACCCGAACGTGAGCTGA
- a CDS encoding helix-turn-helix domain-containing protein, which translates to MSDENANPPVAWRYCGNQIKLWRARSEVSREELAEEAGYSAEYVKSMEQGRRRPTLQLLRVADEMCGARGMLTAGDVYLQPEKFPLYSAEYMRYEADAIAINSYQTQLIPGLLQTEEYARKLLEGRWPPADRETIEQRVRIRLERQPLLDEETRTFSFVIGEAVLRQSVVTGKEHKEQLHRLLEAGERRNVTLQVLLHRNGASPALFGSFIVLTTPDCERIVYEEGHLGGVLCADPERVGQIGQRYEMLLQMAMDAEDSARFIEKLEAEL; encoded by the coding sequence ATGTCGGACGAGAATGCCAATCCACCGGTCGCATGGCGGTACTGCGGCAATCAGATCAAGCTGTGGCGGGCGCGATCGGAGGTCAGTCGGGAGGAATTGGCGGAGGAGGCCGGATATTCGGCCGAGTACGTGAAGTCGATGGAGCAGGGCCGACGCAGGCCGACGCTTCAACTGCTGCGGGTGGCGGACGAGATGTGCGGGGCGCGCGGGATGCTGACGGCGGGTGATGTGTACCTGCAGCCGGAGAAATTCCCGTTGTACTCCGCCGAGTACATGCGGTACGAGGCCGATGCCATCGCCATCAACTCGTACCAGACGCAACTGATTCCCGGTCTGCTCCAAACCGAGGAGTATGCGCGGAAACTCCTGGAAGGTCGCTGGCCACCGGCGGATCGGGAGACGATCGAGCAGCGCGTCAGGATCCGCTTGGAGCGTCAGCCCTTGCTGGACGAGGAAACCCGGACGTTCAGCTTCGTCATCGGCGAAGCCGTGCTGCGGCAGTCCGTGGTCACGGGAAAGGAGCACAAGGAGCAGTTGCACCGGCTGCTCGAAGCGGGGGAGCGGCGTAACGTGACCCTCCAGGTCCTGCTCCACAGAAACGGTGCCAGCCCCGCGCTCTTCGGTTCTTTCATCGTGCTGACGACGCCGGATTGCGAGCGAATCGTCTACGAAGAGGGTCACCTGGGGGGCGTGTTGTGCGCGGATCCCGAGAGGGTCGGCCAAATCGGTCAGAGGTACGAGATGCTTCTCCAGATGGCCATGGACGCCGAGGACTCGGCTCGGTTCATCGAAAAGCTGGAGGCGGAGCTGTGA
- a CDS encoding MFS transporter has translation MSDSTTYVDPRRWKALIFIALAQLMVVLDATIVNIALPSAQADLGISDANRQWVITAYALAFGGLLLFGGRVADLWGRKRTFIIGLVGFALASALGGAASNEGVLLGARALQGVFGALLAPSALSLLAVTFTEARERAKAFGIFGAIAGGGGAVGLILGGVLTEYMNWRWTFFVNIPFAVIAAVGALLVIREPAGSRNPSKLDVPGVILATLGLVSLVYGFTRAESDGWGAGMTIGLFVAAAVLLGAFVLVESKVKSPLLPLRVLTDRNRAGVYTSLGLAVIGMFGLFLFLTYYMQIVKGYTPVTTGLAFLPMIVGMITGSTQIGARLMTRVRPRLLMAPGFLLAAVGMFLLTGIDLDTSYPALILPAFLLLGLGMGTAFMPAMSLATHGVQARDAGVASAMVNTSQQVGGAIGTALLNTIAASATTAYATSHAKSTPSVDLLKLESMVHGYTAAIWWAVGILAVAAVLAFTMVTTGHQGGSGPVARSGDGADTAEGADAEADVPIPVMAH, from the coding sequence ATGTCTGATTCGACCACCTACGTCGATCCCCGGCGCTGGAAAGCGCTCATATTCATCGCCCTGGCGCAGCTCATGGTCGTGCTCGACGCGACGATCGTGAACATCGCACTGCCCTCCGCACAGGCCGACCTCGGCATCTCCGACGCGAACCGGCAGTGGGTCATCACGGCGTACGCGCTCGCGTTCGGCGGTCTGCTGCTGTTCGGCGGGCGGGTCGCCGACCTGTGGGGCCGCAAGCGGACCTTCATCATCGGCCTGGTCGGCTTCGCGCTGGCCTCGGCCCTCGGCGGCGCCGCGTCCAACGAGGGCGTCCTGCTCGGCGCCCGTGCCCTCCAGGGTGTCTTCGGCGCGCTGCTGGCGCCGTCGGCGCTGTCGCTGCTCGCGGTGACGTTCACCGAGGCGCGCGAGCGGGCCAAGGCGTTCGGCATCTTCGGCGCCATCGCCGGTGGTGGCGGTGCCGTGGGCCTGATCCTCGGCGGTGTGCTCACCGAGTACATGAACTGGCGCTGGACCTTCTTCGTCAACATCCCGTTCGCCGTGATCGCGGCCGTCGGCGCGCTGCTGGTGATCCGCGAGCCCGCGGGCAGCCGCAACCCGTCCAAGCTGGACGTGCCCGGCGTCATCCTGGCCACCCTCGGCCTGGTCTCCCTGGTGTACGGCTTCACGCGCGCCGAGTCCGACGGCTGGGGCGCCGGGATGACCATCGGCCTGTTCGTGGCCGCCGCCGTACTGCTCGGCGCGTTCGTGCTCGTCGAGTCGAAGGTCAAGTCCCCGCTGCTGCCGCTGCGGGTGCTCACCGACCGCAACCGGGCCGGCGTCTACACGTCGCTGGGTCTGGCCGTCATCGGCATGTTCGGTCTGTTCCTGTTCCTGACCTACTACATGCAGATCGTGAAGGGATACACGCCGGTCACGACCGGTCTGGCCTTCCTTCCGATGATCGTCGGCATGATCACCGGCTCGACGCAGATCGGTGCCCGGCTGATGACCCGCGTCCGGCCGCGGCTGCTGATGGCCCCGGGCTTCCTGCTCGCCGCCGTCGGCATGTTCCTGCTGACCGGGATCGACCTGGACACGTCCTACCCGGCGCTGATCCTGCCCGCCTTCCTGCTGCTCGGCCTCGGCATGGGCACCGCCTTCATGCCCGCCATGTCGCTGGCCACGCACGGCGTCCAGGCGCGTGACGCGGGTGTCGCCTCGGCGATGGTCAACACCTCGCAGCAGGTGGGCGGCGCGATCGGCACGGCCCTGCTGAACACCATCGCGGCCAGCGCCACCACCGCGTACGCCACCTCCCACGCCAAGAGCACGCCCTCGGTGGACCTGCTCAAGCTGGAGTCGATGGTGCACGGCTACACCGCCGCCATCTGGTGGGCGGTCGGCATCCTGGCCGTCGCGGCGGTCCTCGCCTTCACCATGGTCACCACCGGCCACCAGGGCGGCAGCGGACCGGTCGCCCGCTCCGGGGACGGCGCGGACACGGCCGAGGGCGCCGACGCGGAGGCGGACGTGCCGATTCCGGTCATGGCGCACTGA
- a CDS encoding phosphotransferase: MPGLPEFMTPDQLAARTSRALDAAVTAGRELGLTVTDPTVLHDMFSVVVHLAPSPVVVRVPTVLPPYADAATQAVRQRLELDVVAWLAMRGVPVIPPSPLVPREPVRRDGFSMTFWQFVEHEEGEGREPDYVRNSRLTADLHAALRAYPGELPFLSAAEPRFATEALAALEGHTDLIDPADLDRARREWAVLEPLVASRAAFEAEFPGVDFQPIHGDAPAVNIVAAKGGALYSDFELTTFGPAEWDMATLGPECAAAYDEAARRHGLRQLDARALRFVDAVGMIRVVACLALVPRLPMLAEALKPAIEHWRTLPFAGGLRD; this comes from the coding sequence ATGCCAGGACTGCCGGAGTTCATGACGCCCGACCAGCTCGCCGCCCGCACGTCCCGCGCGCTGGACGCGGCCGTCACCGCCGGGCGCGAACTGGGCCTGACGGTGACCGATCCGACGGTGCTGCACGACATGTTCTCCGTCGTCGTGCACCTCGCCCCCTCACCCGTGGTGGTCCGGGTGCCGACCGTCCTGCCGCCGTACGCCGACGCCGCCACCCAGGCGGTGCGCCAGCGTCTCGAACTGGACGTGGTGGCCTGGCTGGCGATGCGCGGTGTCCCGGTGATCCCGCCGAGCCCGCTCGTGCCCCGGGAGCCCGTGCGGCGCGACGGTTTCTCGATGACGTTCTGGCAGTTCGTGGAGCACGAGGAGGGCGAGGGCCGGGAGCCCGACTACGTACGCAACTCCCGCCTGACGGCCGACCTGCACGCCGCCCTGCGCGCCTACCCGGGCGAGCTGCCGTTCCTGTCGGCCGCCGAACCGAGGTTCGCGACGGAGGCGCTGGCCGCCCTCGAAGGGCACACCGACCTCATCGATCCGGCCGATCTCGACCGTGCGCGGCGGGAGTGGGCGGTCCTGGAGCCCTTGGTGGCTTCGCGTGCGGCGTTCGAGGCGGAGTTCCCCGGCGTCGATTTCCAGCCGATCCACGGGGACGCGCCCGCCGTCAACATCGTCGCCGCCAAGGGTGGCGCGCTGTACTCCGATTTCGAGCTGACCACGTTCGGACCTGCCGAGTGGGACATGGCGACCCTCGGCCCCGAATGCGCGGCCGCGTACGACGAAGCCGCGCGTCGGCACGGCCTGCGGCAACTCGACGCACGCGCCCTGCGCTTCGTCGACGCGGTGGGCATGATCCGGGTGGTGGCGTGCCTCGCGCTCGTGCCGCGGTTGCCCATGCTGGCGGAGGCGCTGAAGCCCGCCATCGAGCACTGGCGGACGCTGCCGTTCGCCGGGGGCCTGCGGGACTGA
- a CDS encoding questin oxidase family protein, which produces MDLSSGILDEALERLHSSGPEFEGFLANHGPMAVEALVRHGQADSVHRWLDQYATKLEEVPSPQEAISDADWQAALGDPRRVTDWTTYFSRLVAERPWRDVLAEWWPRLLPGIAGAATHPVIRVGHVVRTLLEDGEEAPRLAELAHALGYWAARHTTLPVAVNPAGTASPDEALAALPRIADQQVLPLDGLAQLPGTPGWTAAADALRVPYGDPEAVREQLAALVRAAVHRYLDRGHGNGILMVHTATAPNAVLRTLPALPRELWAVSLGAAWAASAAITSVYGAAEALPPLTGAGTLDPEDVFERSARHGDEHVIKMTDTALDVAASAVDGDDRALAAAVRAQRLISAVS; this is translated from the coding sequence ATGGACTTAAGCAGCGGCATTCTCGACGAGGCCCTGGAGCGCCTGCACAGCTCGGGCCCTGAATTCGAGGGGTTTCTCGCCAATCACGGGCCGATGGCGGTGGAGGCCCTGGTCCGGCACGGGCAGGCGGACTCCGTCCACCGCTGGCTCGATCAGTACGCGACGAAGCTGGAGGAGGTCCCGAGTCCGCAGGAGGCGATCTCGGACGCCGACTGGCAGGCGGCGCTGGGAGATCCGCGCCGGGTCACCGACTGGACCACGTACTTCTCCCGGCTGGTCGCCGAGCGCCCGTGGCGGGACGTGCTCGCCGAGTGGTGGCCACGGCTGCTGCCCGGCATCGCCGGTGCCGCGACGCATCCCGTCATCCGGGTGGGGCATGTCGTACGGACGCTCCTGGAGGACGGCGAGGAGGCGCCTCGGCTCGCGGAGCTGGCGCATGCGCTCGGTTACTGGGCGGCGCGCCACACCACGCTGCCCGTCGCCGTGAACCCCGCCGGCACCGCCTCCCCCGACGAGGCGCTGGCCGCCCTTCCGCGCATCGCCGACCAGCAGGTTCTGCCGCTCGACGGCCTGGCCCAGCTCCCCGGTACGCCGGGCTGGACGGCCGCGGCGGATGCGCTGCGCGTGCCGTACGGGGACCCGGAGGCCGTCCGCGAGCAGTTGGCCGCGCTCGTCCGGGCCGCCGTGCACCGCTATCTCGACCGCGGGCACGGCAACGGCATCCTGATGGTGCACACCGCCACCGCCCCGAACGCCGTGCTGCGCACCCTGCCCGCGCTCCCCCGCGAGCTGTGGGCGGTGTCGCTCGGCGCGGCCTGGGCGGCGAGTGCCGCGATCACTTCGGTGTACGGGGCCGCCGAGGCGCTGCCGCCGCTGACGGGGGCCGGGACGCTCGACCCGGAGGACGTGTTCGAGCGTTCCGCCCGGCACGGCGACGAGCACGTCATCAAGATGACCGACACGGCGTTGGACGTGGCGGCCTCGGCCGTGGACGGTGACGACCGGGCGCTGGCCGCCGCCGTGCGCGCCCAGCGGCTGATTTCCGCCGTTTCCTGA
- the pfkB gene encoding 1-phosphofructokinase — translation MILTVTPNPSLDRTYEIPALERGAVLRATADRIDPGGKGVNVSRAVAAAGHRTLAVLPLGGPAGDALGDLLAAEGIEVAGVPVAGQTRSNISAVEPDGTLTKINATGPELTADESRALLDTVRTRSAGADWIACCGSLPRGLAPSWYAELVAQVHRAGARIALDTSGPSLTAALRARPDVVKPNAEELAQAVGRPLRTVGDAVEAARELRALGAGAVLASLGADGQLLVDADGEHFASAPVATVRSNVGAGDASLAGFLAAGGTGVRALTSAVAYGAAAVQLPGSAMPTPKDLDPSAVLVGAPVPVGLELREPVG, via the coding sequence ATGATCCTCACCGTCACCCCCAACCCCAGCCTGGACCGGACGTACGAGATCCCGGCGCTGGAGCGCGGCGCCGTGCTGCGGGCCACAGCGGACCGGATCGACCCGGGCGGCAAGGGCGTCAACGTCTCCCGCGCCGTGGCCGCCGCCGGGCACCGCACCCTCGCCGTCCTGCCGCTCGGCGGACCGGCGGGCGACGCGCTGGGCGATCTGCTGGCGGCGGAGGGCATCGAGGTCGCGGGCGTGCCGGTGGCCGGTCAGACCCGTTCGAACATCTCCGCCGTCGAACCGGACGGCACCCTCACGAAGATCAACGCGACGGGCCCCGAACTGACGGCGGACGAGTCGCGGGCGCTGCTGGACACCGTACGGACCCGCTCGGCCGGCGCGGACTGGATCGCCTGCTGCGGCAGCCTGCCGCGCGGCCTGGCCCCCTCCTGGTACGCGGAGCTGGTCGCCCAGGTGCACCGCGCCGGGGCCCGGATCGCACTGGACACCTCCGGGCCGTCGCTGACCGCCGCGCTGCGGGCCCGGCCGGACGTCGTCAAGCCGAACGCGGAGGAGCTGGCCCAGGCGGTCGGCCGGCCGCTGCGCACCGTCGGTGACGCCGTCGAGGCCGCACGGGAACTGCGCGCCCTGGGTGCGGGCGCGGTGCTCGCCTCCCTCGGCGCGGACGGGCAGCTTCTGGTCGACGCGGACGGGGAGCACTTCGCCTCCGCGCCGGTCGCGACCGTACGCAGCAACGTCGGCGCGGGGGACGCGTCGCTGGCCGGATTCCTGGCGGCGGGCGGTACGGGCGTACGGGCGCTGACCTCGGCCGTGGCCTACGGGGCGGCCGCCGTGCAGTTGCCCGGCAGTGCCATGCCGACACCGAAGGATCTCGATCCTTCGGCGGTTCTGGTGGGCGCCCCCGTGCCGGTGGGGCTGGAGCTGCGGGAACCGGTGGGATGA
- a CDS encoding TetR family transcriptional regulator, which translates to MSHSEAGGVRQAQKQRTRQALLDAALGLLEEQSLSSLGLREVTRVVGVAPTAFYRHFRDLGELGVALVQESLSSLHATVRAVLAEQAGAEERIDHTVAVVERYVREQPAHVRFIARERHGGVRAVRQAIAGELDRFATEVAAALKSQPVSDGWSDEDVRMLAELYVDRLVMTASAFLDVRDGGDQDTERWRAVAGTARRQLRLIDVGRRHWRDAGS; encoded by the coding sequence ATGAGTCACAGCGAGGCCGGCGGCGTCCGGCAGGCCCAGAAGCAGCGCACGCGGCAAGCCCTGCTCGACGCGGCACTCGGGCTGCTGGAGGAACAGAGTCTGAGCAGCCTGGGGTTGCGCGAGGTGACGCGGGTGGTCGGCGTCGCCCCCACCGCCTTCTACCGGCACTTCCGTGACCTGGGCGAACTCGGAGTCGCCCTGGTCCAGGAGTCGTTGAGCAGCCTGCACGCGACCGTCCGCGCGGTGCTCGCCGAACAGGCCGGCGCGGAGGAGCGGATCGACCACACGGTGGCGGTCGTCGAACGGTACGTACGCGAACAGCCCGCGCACGTCCGCTTCATCGCCCGCGAACGGCACGGCGGCGTACGGGCCGTACGGCAGGCGATAGCCGGTGAACTGGACCGGTTTGCGACGGAGGTCGCCGCGGCGCTCAAGTCCCAGCCGGTGTCGGACGGCTGGAGCGACGAGGACGTACGGATGCTGGCGGAGCTGTACGTGGACCGGCTGGTAATGACGGCCTCCGCGTTCCTGGACGTACGGGACGGGGGTGACCAGGACACGGAGCGGTGGCGCGCGGTCGCGGGTACGGCGAGGAGGCAGCTACGTCTCATCGACGTGGGGCGTAGGCATTGGCGCGATGCCGGTTCCTGA
- a CDS encoding pyridoxamine 5'-phosphate oxidase family protein, whose amino-acid sequence MTSDKTGTSSGDRPGRTARGAGWAGFLAAQPELAEQVEARFAAYRHHVLGTLRADGSPRLSGIEADFRSGELRLGMMANSRKALDLRRDPRFELHANPGPGTDMAGGDVRVAGRAVEVTDPAVLARYADATKPPEPFHLFRAELTEVVRTYVEDPDIVLETWRPGGPLRVIRRGNGAEPPEVTVASA is encoded by the coding sequence ATGACGAGCGACAAGACAGGCACGAGCAGCGGCGACCGCCCAGGCCGGACGGCCCGTGGCGCGGGCTGGGCGGGATTCCTGGCCGCGCAGCCGGAGTTGGCGGAACAGGTGGAGGCGCGCTTCGCGGCGTACCGGCATCACGTCCTCGGGACGCTGCGCGCCGACGGCTCACCGCGCCTCAGCGGCATCGAGGCGGACTTCCGGTCCGGTGAACTGAGGCTGGGCATGATGGCCAACTCCCGCAAGGCGCTGGACCTGCGGCGCGATCCGCGGTTCGAACTGCACGCCAACCCGGGGCCGGGGACGGACATGGCGGGCGGTGACGTACGGGTCGCCGGCCGGGCCGTGGAGGTGACCGACCCGGCGGTGCTCGCGCGCTACGCGGACGCGACGAAGCCGCCGGAACCGTTCCACCTGTTCCGGGCGGAGCTGACCGAGGTGGTCCGTACGTATGTCGAGGACCCGGACATCGTGCTGGAGACCTGGCGGCCCGGCGGCCCCCTGCGTGTCATCCGGCGGGGGAACGGCGCCGAGCCGCCCGAGGTCACCGTCGCGTCCGCGTAG
- a CDS encoding GNAT family N-acetyltransferase yields the protein MSPEYREVQVRAATETDLGSLTDLYNHYVRETPITFDTEPFTPEQRRSWLLSHPEDGPHRLLVARDRTCRSLLGYVTSTPFRIKPAYATSVEVSVYCAREAVGRGVGTLLYKALFEALADEDVHRAYAGIALPNEASVRLHTRFGFRHVGTYGEVGRKFGRYWDVAWYEKHLD from the coding sequence ATGTCTCCGGAGTACCGGGAAGTGCAGGTCAGGGCGGCAACCGAGACCGACCTCGGCAGCCTCACGGACCTCTACAACCACTACGTCCGTGAGACGCCCATCACCTTCGACACGGAGCCGTTCACCCCCGAGCAGCGCCGCTCGTGGTTGCTCTCCCACCCTGAAGACGGCCCGCACCGTCTTCTGGTTGCCCGGGACCGGACCTGCCGGAGTCTGTTGGGTTATGTGACCAGTACGCCTTTCCGGATCAAGCCCGCCTATGCCACCTCGGTGGAGGTGAGTGTCTACTGCGCGCGCGAGGCCGTCGGACGCGGCGTCGGCACACTGCTGTACAAGGCGCTCTTCGAGGCGCTGGCGGACGAGGACGTGCACCGCGCGTACGCGGGCATCGCCCTGCCCAACGAGGCGTCGGTCCGGCTGCACACCCGTTTCGGCTTCCGGCACGTCGGTACGTACGGCGAGGTCGGCCGCAAGTTCGGCCGCTACTGGGACGTCGCCTGGTACGAGAAGCACCTGGACTGA
- a CDS encoding RNA polymerase sigma factor RpoD/SigA has translation MATRAVARRQATSSGADGANSVRAVGGEIADRDLVGMYLDEIARTPLLDAAREVELSQTIEAGVYARQILDGTVEDGNAAGGTREELEALAEEAEKAKDIFIRSNLRLVVAVARRYPRAGLPLLDLIQEGNAGLVRAVEKFDYAKGFKFSTYATWWIRQAITRSIADQSRTIRLPVHLVEELGRIRRVQREFNRENGRDPEPAEVAQELGSTPERVTDVLDWARDPVSLNMSVDDEGDTQFGDLLEDTSAASPEQSVLTLLRSEELEDLIDRLDHRTASIIKARYGIEDGRERTLTEVGKQHGLTRERIRQIEKHALLELKRMARDTGFDAAA, from the coding sequence ATGGCAACCCGTGCCGTCGCCCGACGTCAGGCCACCAGCAGCGGTGCTGACGGGGCCAACAGTGTTCGCGCCGTAGGCGGGGAGATCGCCGACCGCGACCTGGTCGGCATGTACCTCGACGAGATCGCGCGAACACCCCTGCTCGACGCCGCCAGGGAGGTCGAGCTGTCCCAGACCATCGAGGCGGGCGTCTACGCCCGGCAGATCCTCGACGGGACCGTCGAAGACGGCAACGCCGCCGGCGGCACCCGCGAGGAGCTCGAAGCGCTGGCCGAAGAGGCCGAGAAGGCCAAGGACATCTTCATCCGCTCCAACCTGCGCCTGGTCGTAGCGGTCGCCCGCCGCTACCCGCGCGCCGGTCTGCCCCTGCTCGACCTGATCCAGGAGGGCAACGCGGGTCTGGTCCGCGCGGTCGAGAAGTTCGACTACGCGAAGGGCTTCAAGTTCTCCACGTACGCTACGTGGTGGATCCGCCAGGCCATCACCCGCTCCATCGCGGACCAGTCGCGCACCATCCGGCTCCCCGTCCACCTCGTGGAGGAGCTGGGCCGCATCCGCCGCGTGCAGCGCGAGTTCAACCGGGAGAACGGCCGCGACCCGGAGCCCGCCGAGGTCGCCCAGGAGCTGGGCTCCACGCCCGAGCGCGTCACGGACGTCCTGGACTGGGCCCGCGACCCGGTCAGCCTGAACATGTCCGTGGACGACGAGGGCGACACCCAGTTCGGCGACCTGCTGGAGGACACCTCCGCGGCCTCGCCCGAGCAGTCCGTCCTGACGCTGCTGCGCAGTGAGGAGCTGGAGGACCTGATCGACCGGCTCGACCACCGTACGGCCTCGATCATCAAGGCGCGGTACGGCATCGAGGACGGCCGCGAGCGGACCCTCACCGAGGTCGGCAAGCAGCACGGCCTGACGCGCGAGCGCATCCGGCAGATAGAGAAGCACGCGCTGCTGGAGCTCAAGCGGATGGCGCGTGACACGGGGTTCGACGCGGCGGCGTAG
- a CDS encoding TetR/AcrR family transcriptional regulator, with product MTATRSRTRVPGACAATPPHRLRADAVRNRERIIGAAREAMVEFGAEIPLDEIARRAGVGNATLYRHFPDRLELIHHVTLSVMDRTADKAESALAEEPDAFQALRRFVFAAVEERIGALCPLLSDGVDKDHPDLLAARERLEGAVEALMGAARDSGQLRTDIAVGDLMVALTQLTRPLPGSGCTNFDRFVYRHLVLFLDGLRAPARSELPGAAATLEDLRHG from the coding sequence ATGACCGCCACCCGGTCCCGCACCCGCGTCCCCGGCGCCTGCGCGGCGACTCCGCCGCACCGGCTGCGCGCGGACGCCGTGCGCAACAGGGAGCGGATCATCGGCGCGGCCCGTGAGGCGATGGTCGAGTTCGGGGCGGAGATCCCGCTCGACGAAATCGCTCGACGGGCCGGGGTCGGCAATGCGACGCTCTACCGTCACTTCCCGGATCGCCTGGAGTTGATCCACCACGTCACGCTCTCCGTCATGGACCGCACCGCGGACAAGGCGGAGAGTGCGCTCGCCGAGGAGCCCGATGCTTTCCAAGCGCTGAGGCGCTTCGTCTTCGCCGCGGTCGAGGAGCGGATCGGTGCCCTGTGCCCGCTGCTCTCGGACGGCGTCGACAAGGACCACCCCGACCTGCTCGCAGCGCGTGAGCGCCTGGAGGGGGCCGTCGAGGCCCTGATGGGCGCCGCACGCGACAGCGGCCAACTGCGTACCGACATCGCCGTCGGTGACCTGATGGTCGCGCTCACCCAACTTACGCGGCCGCTGCCCGGAAGCGGTTGTACGAACTTCGATCGGTTCGTGTACCGGCACCTGGTGCTGTTCCTGGACGGTCTGCGGGCGCCCGCGCGTTCGGAACTGCCCGGGGCGGCGGCCACGCTGGAGGACCTCCGGCACGGCTGA